One stretch of Campylobacterota bacterium DNA includes these proteins:
- a CDS encoding PAS domain-containing protein, with amino-acid sequence MEKPVPIDEEYVFEGRAIVSETDLKGIITYANRKFCEISGYSVDELVGEPHNIIRHPDMPKAAFAQMWKTIQSGTMWHGLVKNLRKDGRYYWVDTEVTPTYDDNGKVKGYMAARKPASRQNIEETAALYEKMLEQER; translated from the coding sequence ATGGAAAAACCTGTTCCCATCGACGAAGAATATGTTTTCGAAGGGCGTGCGATCGTCAGCGAAACCGATCTCAAGGGGATCATCACCTACGCAAACCGCAAGTTCTGCGAAATTTCGGGATACAGCGTCGACGAACTCGTCGGTGAGCCGCACAACATCATCCGGCATCCCGATATGCCCAAAGCGGCGTTCGCCCAGATGTGGAAAACAATCCAGTCGGGGACGATGTGGCACGGCCTGGTCAAAAATCTCCGTAAAGACGGACGCTATTACTGGGTCGATACCGAAGTGACCCCCACCTACGACGATAACGGAAAAGTAAAAGGATACATGGCCGCACGCAAACCCGCTTCACGCCAGAACATCGAAGAAACGGCCGCTCTGTACGAAAAAATGCTGGAACAAGAGCGATAA
- a CDS encoding prepilin-type N-terminal cleavage/methylation domain-containing protein: protein MKSLVQRRAFTMIELLFVIVILGIVGTLALEALRQYYDGIYRTGEYTKRSAQADQILEQVARYFENGISGSIVRLDQNDAALGSVCNGVPISGDDGNDYTIAFVGVDDEGLRGYWDGTRFRPGWSSEVINVGTNLSGPDSNYTAMHNSDSLLDPANPTAIFRSDGLAEGSDCGRFGWITGAGTNQAYRTVTAVVGPTDLTLDEVLSISGQSSRAYVLRTAYAFRARNGVFSMYTGFQPWNGEVYSVAATPRILGDNVAHFTIMYDASNTTVNSSVGNVYTLKICMNGIDANLNDSTLPQDQICRERMVHVRY, encoded by the coding sequence ATGAAATCGTTAGTCCAACGCAGAGCCTTTACGATGATCGAGCTGCTGTTCGTCATTGTCATCCTCGGAATTGTCGGAACGCTGGCGCTTGAAGCGCTGCGACAGTATTACGACGGTATCTACCGGACCGGAGAGTATACGAAGCGCTCCGCACAAGCCGACCAGATCCTCGAACAGGTGGCCCGTTATTTCGAAAACGGCATCTCCGGATCGATCGTTCGTCTCGACCAGAACGATGCGGCACTGGGAAGCGTGTGCAACGGTGTACCGATTTCCGGCGACGACGGGAACGATTACACGATCGCGTTTGTCGGGGTGGACGATGAAGGGTTGCGCGGATACTGGGACGGAACGCGTTTCCGTCCCGGATGGAGCAGCGAGGTGATCAATGTGGGGACGAACCTCTCGGGACCCGATTCGAATTATACGGCGATGCACAACAGCGATTCCTTGTTAGACCCCGCCAACCCCACGGCCATTTTCCGCAGCGACGGTTTGGCCGAGGGGAGCGATTGCGGCCGCTTCGGCTGGATTACCGGGGCGGGGACAAATCAGGCGTACCGGACGGTTACGGCCGTTGTGGGCCCGACCGACCTGACCCTCGATGAGGTGTTGAGCATCAGCGGGCAGTCGAGTCGAGCCTACGTGCTACGCACGGCCTACGCGTTCCGTGCCAGAAACGGGGTCTTTAGCATGTATACGGGGTTCCAGCCCTGGAACGGAGAAGTATACAGCGTCGCCGCTACCCCGCGGATACTGGGAGATAACGTCGCCCATTTCACGATTATGTACGATGCGAGCAATACGACGGTCAATTCCAGCGTCGGGAATGTGTATACTCTCAAAATCTGCATGAACGGGATCGATGCCAATCTCAACGATTCGACGTTGCCGCAGGATCAGATTTGCCGCGAAAGGATGGTGCATGTACGTTACTAA
- a CDS encoding response regulator produces MGDKKLKVLAVDDDMINLKLLKTMLLKTPNVSQVVEAKNGADAIGILKSQFDIDIILLDIIMPVMGGIEMLKVIRADESLRQLPVIVLTTDETKKGEALECGANGFLMKPVREKDVVAKISQLAL; encoded by the coding sequence ATGGGTGATAAAAAACTGAAAGTGCTTGCGGTTGACGACGACATGATCAACCTCAAGCTGCTCAAAACCATGCTGCTCAAAACCCCGAACGTTTCGCAGGTCGTCGAAGCCAAAAACGGTGCGGATGCCATCGGTATCCTCAAATCGCAGTTCGACATCGACATTATCCTTCTTGACATCATCATGCCCGTCATGGGGGGCATCGAAATGCTTAAAGTGATCCGTGCCGACGAGTCGCTCCGTCAGCTTCCCGTCATCGTCCTCACGACCGACGAAACCAAAAAGGGGGAAGCCCTCGAATGCGGTGCGAACGGTTTTCTGATGAAACCGGTACGGGAAAAAGACGTCGTCGCCAAAATCTCCCAGCTCGCCCTCTAA
- a CDS encoding ATP-binding protein, giving the protein MQIGLRNRLRLISLLPILILFALASYYVGNAYISYQSAQQLQVRLEGNKQLTDLINNLSRERGMTVMYMGNHSPTTLKSLHAQRTIVDHKIADYQKYLSTVMLNNAAEQEKASQLDALVTKLHAQIKQSRPLVDVGNASFERIFSEVYGKSQESLINELTELAGLHFDDEINALSSTYLSLVRANEYSSIERDYITYLLSRATPLSEEELDRWITLLSKADSLTVEGMKDKTIQVQLQATLFSEDNTELFQDITTERSAILQASATGTFDTQSGIWFAMISEKISAIDDAQKVLIDAMDKRSGTVQNQAVQLLVVAVGVWLLAVLVGVLGVLLSSEITKNIKNLESVLKRVAADTNDTEAETLSQSINLDTAAGTAQAYALLERIIEQTLHDKQYALEASEAKSMFLANMSHEIRTPLNGIVGFTELLKDTELHDEQREFIDIIEKSSENLLEIINNILDLSKIESNKLEIEEIVFNPIDEFESAVEVYAVRASEKHIDLACYVDPSLERPLKGDPTKIKEVIINLLSNAVKFTNSGGAISVDIRRVECDALNRARVRFQVKDNGIGVTSEQKSRIFEAFSQADTSITRKYGGTGLGLTISSRFVELMGSRLELESEPGNGTSFFFTLEFEEIETLNEPLKGAFSSINAVILESTSKKKLQNTYLKEYLDYFGVSYTTFHEVDELKMLERQVNYDLLIVDNDYVNEEDLITYSSSQEQLVLVTKSYYMKKIDSMGIDIFKVLYEPLNSTKIRATLESYDIEAFSSRKQKATRRKKFDEKSSRFAATALVAEDNVINQKLIRRTLEDLGLEITIANNGLEAFEKRKNGDFDVIFMDIQMPVLDGIEATQEILDFEEDYGQHHIPIIALTANALKGDRERFLAAGMDEYTTKPLVRSEIISLLNNFLSHKIVDIKSVPKSATEVATIPQEEAFSPQEEDEIADVAMMAASSEAVAEESASSGAIEESMASEAQTVDVEIPVGTEPDLAEPRRSAYDADIVIAKQNALEMKLFTRILDDLGYTYKTVGSIDELKAEIANRRYKLALFDKTLSGLDLKDLYDIIRSGDSDISLVMLIDPNASEEADDAMYVHEIIRNIINKDLLRLVFEKFI; this is encoded by the coding sequence ATGCAAATAGGACTTAGAAACCGACTCCGTCTCATCAGTCTCCTCCCGATTCTGATTCTTTTCGCCCTGGCAAGCTACTATGTCGGAAACGCTTATATAAGCTATCAATCGGCCCAACAGCTACAGGTGCGGTTGGAAGGAAACAAACAGCTCACCGATTTGATCAACAACCTCTCCCGCGAGCGGGGGATGACGGTGATGTACATGGGGAACCATTCTCCCACCACCCTCAAATCGCTCCATGCCCAGCGCACGATCGTTGATCACAAAATCGCCGACTATCAAAAATACCTCTCGACCGTCATGCTCAACAATGCCGCCGAGCAGGAAAAAGCGTCCCAGCTGGATGCGCTGGTCACGAAACTCCACGCCCAGATCAAACAGTCCCGGCCGCTCGTCGATGTCGGCAACGCCAGTTTCGAGCGTATTTTTTCCGAGGTATACGGCAAATCGCAGGAGAGCCTGATCAACGAGCTCACGGAGCTCGCCGGGCTTCATTTCGACGATGAGATCAACGCCCTCTCCTCGACGTACCTCTCGCTCGTCCGCGCCAACGAATACAGCAGCATCGAACGCGACTACATCACCTACCTCCTCTCACGCGCCACACCGCTGAGCGAAGAGGAACTCGACCGATGGATCACGCTGCTCAGCAAAGCCGATTCCCTCACCGTCGAGGGGATGAAGGACAAAACGATCCAGGTGCAGCTGCAGGCCACCTTGTTCAGCGAAGACAACACCGAGCTGTTCCAGGACATCACGACGGAACGCTCAGCCATCCTCCAGGCAAGTGCAACGGGGACGTTCGACACCCAGTCGGGGATCTGGTTTGCAATGATTTCCGAAAAAATCAGTGCCATCGACGACGCCCAGAAAGTGTTGATCGACGCGATGGACAAACGCTCCGGCACCGTTCAGAACCAGGCGGTGCAGCTCCTTGTCGTCGCCGTCGGGGTATGGCTGCTGGCCGTCTTGGTCGGAGTGCTTGGGGTCCTCCTCTCGAGCGAAATCACCAAAAACATCAAAAACCTCGAATCGGTACTCAAACGGGTCGCCGCAGACACCAACGACACCGAAGCCGAAACCCTCAGCCAGTCGATCAACCTCGACACCGCCGCAGGGACGGCGCAGGCATATGCCCTGCTCGAACGGATCATCGAGCAGACGCTTCACGACAAACAGTACGCACTCGAAGCGTCCGAAGCCAAATCGATGTTCCTGGCCAACATGTCGCACGAAATCCGGACGCCGCTCAACGGCATCGTCGGATTCACCGAACTGCTCAAGGATACGGAGCTTCACGACGAACAGCGCGAATTCATCGACATCATCGAAAAAAGTTCAGAAAATCTCCTCGAGATCATCAACAACATCCTCGACCTCTCGAAAATCGAGAGCAACAAACTCGAGATCGAAGAGATCGTCTTTAACCCGATTGACGAATTCGAAAGCGCCGTGGAGGTCTACGCCGTCCGCGCCTCCGAAAAACACATCGACCTCGCCTGCTACGTCGATCCGAGTCTCGAACGCCCGCTCAAAGGGGATCCGACCAAGATCAAAGAGGTCATCATCAACCTCCTCTCCAATGCGGTCAAATTTACCAACAGCGGCGGCGCCATCAGCGTCGACATCCGCCGCGTCGAGTGCGACGCTCTGAACCGTGCGCGCGTCCGCTTCCAGGTCAAAGACAACGGGATCGGCGTGACGAGCGAACAAAAATCGCGTATTTTCGAAGCGTTCTCGCAAGCCGACACTTCGATTACCCGCAAATACGGGGGTACGGGTCTTGGGCTGACGATTTCCAGCCGCTTCGTCGAATTGATGGGTTCCCGACTTGAACTCGAAAGCGAACCGGGCAACGGAACTTCGTTCTTCTTTACCCTCGAATTCGAGGAGATCGAAACCCTCAACGAACCGCTCAAAGGGGCTTTCTCAAGCATCAATGCGGTGATTCTCGAAAGCACCTCGAAGAAAAAACTCCAAAATACCTATCTCAAAGAGTACCTCGACTACTTTGGGGTAAGCTACACCACGTTCCATGAAGTGGACGAGCTCAAAATGCTCGAACGGCAGGTCAATTACGACCTGCTCATCGTCGACAACGATTACGTGAACGAAGAGGATCTGATCACCTATTCTTCGTCACAGGAACAACTTGTCCTGGTGACCAAATCGTATTACATGAAAAAAATCGATTCGATGGGGATTGATATTTTCAAAGTGCTTTACGAACCGCTCAACAGTACCAAGATCCGTGCAACCCTCGAGTCGTATGACATTGAAGCGTTCAGCAGCCGGAAGCAAAAAGCGACCCGCCGTAAAAAATTTGACGAAAAAAGCTCCCGTTTCGCCGCAACGGCGCTGGTTGCGGAGGACAACGTCATCAACCAAAAACTGATCCGCCGTACCCTCGAAGACCTGGGGTTGGAGATCACCATCGCAAACAACGGGCTCGAAGCGTTCGAAAAACGGAAAAACGGCGATTTCGACGTCATCTTTATGGATATCCAGATGCCGGTTCTCGACGGTATCGAAGCGACGCAGGAGATTCTCGACTTCGAAGAAGACTACGGCCAGCACCACATACCGATCATCGCCCTCACCGCCAACGCCCTCAAAGGGGACCGCGAGCGTTTCCTGGCAGCGGGAATGGACGAATACACGACCAAACCGCTGGTTCGGAGCGAAATTATCTCCTTGCTCAACAACTTTCTCTCGCACAAAATCGTCGACATCAAATCGGTTCCGAAATCGGCCACCGAAGTCGCTACGATCCCCCAGGAAGAAGCGTTTTCTCCCCAAGAAGAGGATGAGATCGCCGACGTCGCAATGATGGCTGCGTCTTCCGAGGCAGTCGCAGAAGAATCGGCTTCCTCCGGTGCAATCGAAGAGTCTATGGCTTCGGAAGCCCAGACGGTTGACGTGGAAATACCCGTTGGGACCGAACCCGACCTCGCCGAGCCCAGACGTTCGGCCTACGATGCCGATATCGTCATTGCCAAGCAAAACGCTCTGGAAATGAAACTCTTCACCCGTATTCTCGACGATCTGGGCTACACCTACAAAACGGTCGGGAGCATCGACGAGCTTAAAGCCGAGATCGCCAACCGCCGTTACAAACTCGCACTGTTTGATAAAACGCTTTCGGGACTCGACCTCAAGGATCTGTATGATATAATCCGTTCCGGCGACAGTGACATATCGCTTGTGATGTTGATCGATCCGAATGCATCGGAAGAAGCGGACGACGCCATGTACGTCCACGAGATCATCCGCAACATCATCAACAAAGACCTGCTGCGTCTGGTGTTTGAAAAATTTATTTAA